In a genomic window of Zingiber officinale cultivar Zhangliang chromosome 9B, Zo_v1.1, whole genome shotgun sequence:
- the LOC122023180 gene encoding pentatricopeptide repeat-containing protein At2g41080-like, with product MDESESETSLDDNEMTLMLWSDPNLFSHLLNACCLLPSPRSLRLGRQLHAIIAIVGAASFHRFTGNHLFHMYLKLGRVPAARVVFDAMACRNVLSFNILIGDLIHNGDINAARKLFDEMPERNLATWNAMIAGLAHFELDEEGLECFLRSRREGLRPDEFGLGSTLRCCARLKDAGSGRQIHAFVVINGFE from the exons ATGGATGAATCAGAATCCGAAACTTCTCTCGATGATAACGAAATGACgctcatg CTATGGTCCGACCCCAACCTCTTCTCTCACCTCCTGAACGCCTGCTGCCTACTCCCTTCGCCGCGCTCCCTCCGCCTAGGCCGTCAGCTCCACGCAATCATAGCCATCGTCGGTGCTGCCTCTTTCCACCGCTTCACTGGAAACCACCTTTTCCACATGTACCTCAAACTTGGCCGAGTCCCCGCCGCCCGCGTCGTGTTTGACGCAATGGCGTGTCGAAACGTGTTGTCCTTCAACATCCTCATCGGCGACCTCATCCACAACGGGGACATCAACGCTGCCCGCAAGCTGTTCGATGAAATGCCAGAGAGGAACCTCGCTACCTGGAATGCCATGATTGCCGGGCTGGCTCACTTCGAGCTCGACGAGGAGGGACTCGAGTGCTTCCTGAGGTCGAGAAGGGAGGGCCTGCGTCCCGATGAGTTTGGTTTGGGGAGCACCTTGCGATGCTGCGCCAGATTGAAGGATGCAGGTTCTGGTCGCCAAATCCATGCCTTCGTGGTTATCAATGGGTTTGAGTAG
- the LOC122023179 gene encoding uncharacterized protein LOC122023179 has translation MGHRIADCPEPKKQRVVSNSVAIKNKPKENKPNARVFAITQEEVDNASDVVAGLRVEILSELYRVAMPTNKAIETHKLHQSCQVSIGNHTFEVDLIQLNMVEFDVILEIDWLAKNHALVDCYRKSVKLRTPSQEKIIYHDKANEKRFLLPTSQTLKAMRSGDGIYQL, from the exons ATGGGGCACCGAATTGCGGATTGTCCTGAACCCAAGAAACAAAGGGTGGTATCAAATTCTGTTGCAATCAAGAATAAACCAAAGGAGAATAAGCCCAATGCTCGGGTGTTCGCTATTACTCAAGAAGAGGTGGACAACGCAAGCGATGTGGTGGCAG GACTCAGAGTTGAAATACTTAGTGAACTATATAGAGTAGCTATGCCCACTAATAAGGCCATTGAAACTCATAAGTTGCATCAAAGTTGTCAGGTCAGTATTGGTAATCATACATTTGAAGTTGATCTGATTCAACTAAACATGGTTGAGTTCGATGTCATTCTTGAAATTGATTGGTTGGCCAAGAACCACGCATTAGTGGATTGCTACAGGAAGAGCGTCAAACTTCGGACTCCAAGCCAAGAAAAAATCATCTACCATGACAAGGCCAATGAAAAGAGATTTCTCCTGCCCACATCTCAGACTTTGAAAGCCATGAGGAGTGGTGATGGAATCTATCAGCTATGA